aaaatggctgtttATAGGGCAGAAATTACGGTCATCTGAGGACTGTTTCTTTGAGGCTTTATTTGTTTTGGGGACTGATCAAACCCTCCCCGCCTGATTTAAAGCCTCGGTAGAATGTTTTGTATTGAAGTACCATTGAGGACTATGAGATTGAAACTGTAATAAAATCTTTGTCAATCCATATGTTCAGCAGGCGGCTTCCTCTGGTGTCATGGCAACAAGACCGTACCATTTTCTATTCTGGGGCAGGGTGAACAAttgcaaaaaagaaatcatgctCACCGATCTGCCCAACAAACTCAATGCGGATGCCCTGGTGCTCCAGTCGCTTTCCTCCCTGCTTGACATTTAGAGTCACCTGAAGGACAAATATTTATTGTGATGGTGCAGTGACTTTAAAACACAAGACACTTCTTGAGGATCGCAGCACCATAAATTAATGACGCATACATTTGAATAAGTGAGTTTGCATTCACTAAGGAACATAATGAATATTTGAAGGAATAAAAACCATTTGTCTTTTCATTCATGATTAATTTGGCTGTACAGACActgataaataaaaaagaaacaaaagtcacattacAGCTCAGTTGAGCTGAGTTTACCTTGCCAGACACGGACTCTCCGTCGTAGAACATGTAATGTTTCTCCATTTTTCCATCTTCTGTCTTGAGTTCAGCAGTCTTCCGGCTCTCGGCGTCGTTGAGCAGGACGTCAATCTCGCACACCGGCCCGAACAAACCCCCCAGGAAACTCTAGTACACAATGTTATTGAggatacaatttaaaaatgaagcaCAGTAGTGACATAGCTGTTAGGACAAGGAAATATCAGAGGtttaaaaagatatatatatattttttttttttacctgtggaAAAGAGACATTCATATTCACCTGTgcagacatatttttttgtatggcgCTATCTAACTACTAGAAGAACAGGAATTATGTTTTTGCCCAAGGAGTCTCGAGGAGGATGTGCAACCTTCCGAAGTGAAAACATAAACGTTGCTGTTCATCATGGAGGCCCGCGCTTTGTTCTTCAAAAGTCTCGACTCAAAGTACCAAACATGGTGGTCATGGTAATGCATAACTTTTCCAATTTAACAGTGGTTAACTTCTTTCTCCACTTTTATGACAATGTTTGGTGTGTGTACAGTGGATTGATATTTGTCTTGGCTTGACTATGAGCTAAAATCAGAAAGTGCCTAAATGAATAAAGTGTATGTGTGCACTAGTGATTGATCAATTGATACTAATATTAAGAATCTATTAATTCCATGACACGTTTCTTTTCGATTTACAGGATTCTGTccaaaacaagaacaacaacacgcATCAGTACCACATCAAGACTATTTGGAGCacgatcatccattttctatcccaCCACAACCACGCAATGTGTCCCCAGGATGTCAGGAATCCACAATCACTGTTTCTGAAGAGTGGGAGGGGGCGTGGTGATTCCCCCAGTGAACAAGAACAATCCATCAAAGATTTTGCAGCGTGCACAGCATTGAACACAACCTTCAGTGGGGATTAATTTAGGGCGCACACGGGAAAAAAAGGCGTCTACATATCAACTGGGAAAAGAAGGAGTGACATTTCCAACTTCTGGACAACTTACAACGTCACCACAAGTGACATTAGAGAACACACGCGGGCAGTTCGACCTCGTTTCGTGCTGAACTAGCAGTAGCGAGTTTCTTGACGGCAAGAAGCCATCCCAGACGGCCTCGCACTTCGCTAACTCGAGCAGCTTCGAGCAACGCCGCTAGCTTCCCTGTCAGCTGTTTAAAACACTAACTATTCGCTTTCAAGCAACACCGGGCGCACTTATCCACGGTGCACGTTTATCGATAAAAGAGCTTTTTTTCTGCGGCATTATGATGCGAAAAGCCAAAGCCCGGTGGTCGTTTTCGGACTCACCATGGCGGCCGCGGAGCATACGGTTGAAGCTAGCAGCTTTAGCTTCGCTGTGTTGTAgcgcgtgcgcgtgcgcgtgaATCGGGCGGCACAGCACGCGCTCTCTCTCGAGACTGGCGGTCACGTGACGCTGGTCAGGTGGCTGTGGGCGGGCAGAGACCTCACGTGATCATGGGCCAAACGAGCTCAAGCGTGTTAATTTAACGCTAACTTTATTCcagtgattttcatttttgtaaattcTTATAATATTTTACTCATGCATTGAAAATACCAATCCTGTAAAAGTGGTGATGATGcaacaatttgtcatttttttttattttggagaaaCCAAGACTTTTTCTGCCAAATGGACAGGTTTcggatgacgtcaccaccacccttagaccaatcggataaattaacgatagaaaaaaacttcaccttcacctgtgttctctgacctccatgacacacaagatggcgtaattggaaacctgtccatTGTAGCTATTCGCTCTTTTTGTCACactcaaaatacaaaattgtgTCTCGTTTTAAATCCCAAATTGCATTCATACTCGGATGGCAATGTTTACATATAAAATCAATGCAAATGCCAGGCAAGGAGAGAGACATAATATGAATCGCGCATACACGTCAAAATTTGATGTGATTAGATGTGGTCCAGTTGGAAAATGTTAACTTGAGCCATAATTTTGCATGATGCTGTATCACAACAGTCACTCAGCGTTGAGAAGGTTATCTGTCACACACAACTTCCAAGAATCGTCAAATATGTAGAGAAGAACTCAGAACCTCTTTGATAAATCCTGCTATCCATaccaaaatgtcaccaaaaagaaaaatggggaaaaaaagaggcccGGATAATGGTGAGAGACAAAAATTCACGTATGTGATAAGGATCTTGTATTAATGTGAGTTGTTTACATCTCTTTGTTGTACTTTGAACCGAGCTTGCAATAAACCAGTTTTAGCACACAGGTGTCAAGCTCAAGGcacaggggccagatccggcccatcacataattttatgtgccCCATGAAGGGGAATTATGTGAATCAGCTTCCCTGATTTTCATTAAAATCCgtactaaagtttcaaattgtcattataAATAATGTTTGATTATCTCAAGCATTTTTGAGTCCCCAAAACATCAACAggagttgaaaaccccattatccttgattttctcattccaaaaactagttcataactTTCAAGTGTAAATATGGCCCTCTAAGGGAAAAAGGTCATTACAACGTGgcccacaataaaaatgacttcGACGCCCTTGTTTTAGCACAACTGACGCCCACCGGTCATACCAATGCGTATTATTCGATTAACTTGTGATGTTCAAAGAACTGGTCTCGGTATCTACCAGGGGAAACCCCTCCGCTTCTCCGGTTTCCCCAAATGAAGCAAATTCCCCTTCGGTATGTACGCAGCTCTCGCAATCAAAGTTTATTTCGCGTCAGGTGCGAACGCAGTATTACTCTGATACTGCATGTGAACTGCAGTACTCAAAATATGTATTGGATCATCTCGGGCAGCTCATTTttatgtcattattttattgtacagAAACTCTTTTGAAGGGCAGGACAGAAAGTAACAAGAGTTAGTAGATAGtaagtaaagcctcggttctcgaacgccaccgttttcgaacaaattgcttttcgaatgaaaatttagagattttttttgcttctgtttccgAACGAAAAATTGTACTCGAACCCGCCCACACAAACCCATCTATAACGTGTTGCacacggccagaccagctgacccacccacgacacgttTCGttgttgtcaattcgaacgcccctcgaaaaaaaaaaccaatggaaattacataatgcgcgcggcgcaatcagcgcacttttgttattctgtataacgcagcctctgtacacagacttGTCCCGGTAGTCTTCTTGTCGACGACTACCGTATTAACGCCCAATTATGGTTACAAAGAagacaagttgcttgtttaaagttattctgcacttttgttcataaaaaaaagtttacaaggctgggggccgagtcgctacagatacggcaatgcactcccagcctagcatactctactactaaagcatacattttaagcaaaaaataaatatatttccgaaattattttattatataacgtatttaaactatacatgtgtttctactttgcagtttttcaggaaaagctaaaaaaatgctttaaatagccatttttttaaagcttggaatgcattatttctttttccattgattgtaatgggaaacattgattcggttttcgaacaaatcacttcccaaaccgttttctggaacggattgtggtcgaaaaccgaggcatcactgtatatacaTGACTGAAACCCCGGGGACATGACTCTTgtgtgaatgtatttatttataagaAATATACTTAGTTGTGATACAGCAGAACACatatatgtaaaatatatatatttctgtcaGATTAAATTATTATATTTCACGGTAAAGCCTGATATCAGGAAGCGGGGACAAGcaacaaatgcaattttatgctgaataaaaatccacattttacaGTTGggataatttttccattttatttcctcAAATCGGAAGATCCGATGGAAACGCCCCACAAAAGCAAAGTGGGCACAGAAACAGAAAACGGATGCGAATaccaactcttttttttaaatatatgcacATAATGCATACTTTGAATATGACTCAACTCAAATCTTTTCCTTGAGGAGTTTTATTCCGGTGGCCAAGATTGTCATGTTAAGTCTTGCACAGCTGAAATTCCCTTACAAATATTACACAATCCTTTCTGGTTTGAATCTAAAGTGTCTAAAGCCTCGAAGTTTGTGTGTGGCTACCTGTAATAATGTTACACGTTTAACAAGCTGATTTAAAGTGttaatttaaacaaatattccattgtatatatttttcacatAAAGCTCAGTTCCAGGCAGGCGCGGCAGTGACACCTGTGGCCACCAGGTTTTACTGCAGtatatttgtctatttttttttattttttttttagtatggcGTTACAGTGTGTAAAGTAGAACAAGTTGTAAACTCTACAACTGCAGAAGATGGTCGTCCTCCATTTCCTTGTCATCTGCTTTGTCCTTCTCCTGCCAAGAACTGCTGAGGAACCCCCTGAAGGCCTGTTGGTCTTCCCGTCCAACTAGAACCAAACGAGTCCCAAATCAATTTTAGGAAATGACAGTTAGATAGAGAGGTTCCATGCGCTTGAAATTCacctttgtattggtccatgtCTGTCCAGGACTCGCCAGAACCTGTTTCCTGTTCGGCGTTCCTACCAAACACGTAGTCCATCCAGAATGGACCAGCAGAGCCCTCGTAACCAGAACCGTCTTCAGGCTGTAAAACCTCAGCGGATTCCGTCATCCTTACTGGAGCCTCTTCCCTCACCGGCTGGGCATCactgggataaaaaaaatacaaaaaaaacaaaagtctttgTCAACAATTCGACAGGCAAAAAAGGTAGCAAGCAGGCGGCACTGGGCCGTCTGGCCGGTTTTGGGTCACAGGGTGGGGCCGGCGGACCACCCCAGGGACCCTCTGTTTTTTAACCTTGGCTAAAGTCAGCCTTGTCCTTATTCTACTAtcgttgttttaaatacataaatgttgATCCAAGTGTTTCATTTCAAGTGTATTTTCTTGTTATTCGTCTTTTTTTAACTACCAAATGTGCCCGAGTGTGCCACACAACGCTCATATGAATTGAAACAATAGACCAGAAGCAGCGGCCCACCATGCGTAAcagtccacttcctgtcaacGCTTCCCTTTGCTTTCCTGTTCATGGCCGAGCTGTTAAACGGGAGTTTTGCTGATTTGCGTTTCGAAAAAGTCCCCACAAGTCCACAAAAAAGAGCAGCTGGCGGCATTGACATTCAGTATAAAACTGTGTTGATCTCGACACACCGGGGTCAGAAACTTCACCCCGTACTTGCCCTCTAAATAGACcccatatattaaaaaaaaatgacatgataGTTTTTTTTACGTGCTTCAGTGATTTCAACTTAGGAGCAGCTCGATGAAATGCAATCTGATACGTTCACGTCGGATGTTTCCTCTTGAGGTGATAAATAGATGTTATCTGCGTCGTTTCAGAAGAACCCGAAAGAGGAACTGAGAGAAACAATAAGCACGGACCTGGTAGACGCACATTTACACACATAAGGCAACCTCGGGTTTTGCTCAAATACcacatgaaacacacacacgcagtctAGTGGTTATTTCAGGTTTTCTCGTGGGACAAAAACCTACAAAATGTAGACTTTTTGCAGTGAGtggaacaaacaacaacaaaacatcctCTTGACtctaaacaacaaaacatataGTGGTAAGTGTCCTGATATatgagttgaatttgttctgtgaccacgTTCGTCTCTCGAAATATTCAAATCATCTGtcaccactgaaatgaatggaaatgccattaatctgttccagcgaCTCTCCCCATTAAAAACAtcgcaatgttttgtttttttttaattaagaaaaCAACACTCTAGAATGTtgtaatttatataaattataGCGGAAGGATAATCAAaagtaatgtaaatattttaacagttttcacatcataatttatttattgtaactTCTAGTTAGTGTGTGATTTGGCCACTAGGGGCAGTGTGAAGTCATGATGACACAAACCAAGAAGACTTTTACAACTACTcgaagttcatccatccattttcttagctgcttatcctcacaagggttgcgggagttctggagtgatcaggcaggaggcagggtataccctgaacttgttgGTGGCCAATCACGGGgtacgtagagacagacaacagtcgccctcacaatcacacccttaaggccaatttggagtctccaacaatgcacattttggggatgtggggcgaaaacggagtgcccggagaaaagccacgcaggcacggggagaacatgcaaactccacacgggcgggggcgggattaGAACcttggtcatcagaactgtgaggccaacactctaaccagttgcaacaccgtgccgcctgtaagttttttgcagaggataaataatacagtatataccaGTGAGTATTGTTTTATCATTATATGTGTTCCCCCAtcatttgcaaataattgtgCAAAAAGGGTTGACGATGGACGTTATTTGTTAGCCTGGCGATGGTGTTTGCATTGTGTGCCAGCGTTAAGTCTGCGCAAGATAATAAATAAACTGTCTCATAGTTTTAGgtttagtttgacaataaaTATGAATTTGGAGTGGCATTTAGCAGCTTGACGTTTCTCACTAATTCCATTACATGCCTAAAAGCCGCTTGTTGTGACGTAAATTGAGTTCACTGCTCTTAAAAAGTAAGTGGGGTGATTCCCCTGTCGTTATTTTTATGACCACAAATTACAATAACAACGATAAACAAATTGTTGAATAAAATACCTCCCTGACTAAATAGTACTCACAGGTATTGTACACTTGAAGGTGGCAGTTTGGTGGGCAGGTCTGGACTCCACTCCATCTTTGCACTCTGTTGAGTCACGCAGTTGGCACGGTCGCCCTCGGGCCGACACTTGACAAAGTTGTACACGGCGGTTCGGGGTGCCcctaataccaaaaaaaaaaaaggaagctatgtttcaaaatgattttatttaatgtgACTTCAGGAGGTTACGACATGATTCTGCAACGAAATGAAGTAACAGTCGCTGGCGGAGGAAGTGATGGCGACACGGCATTTTCTCAATTCAGTTGAGCTCATCACTCACATACATCCAAATGGCCGAAAATCTGATTTATCAATTTCCAGCATCGTCACGCTTCAGTCAAAAGTGTAAGGCTCAATTTCTGACTGTATTATCTGGAAAATGTGGGCGTCGGAATATGTTACTGTTCACACCCGTTGACACTTGAAGCCAAAAACGTAACATGACGTCACGATTGTGTCCCTAGTGAGGAGTAAATGTCACAAATTTGACTAGAAAGATAAATTCATGTTGGAAGTCCCACGATAAGAAGTTAAAACGTTTTATCGTCTAACTGCAGGCCTTCACCAAAGTACGAGTATTTACTGTATCTCCAATGACATATCCTGCAGTTCCTCACCAGGAGCTAAATTTAGGATATAAAAACTATAGTtccaataaatacataaactaAATGATAAAGAGCACAACAGAGATTAAtcaaacaactaaaaaaaatggatgtctcGCCTAATTAAAACTGATGAGGCTGGTCAAATTGGGGTTCGGAGGGGGTTTAATCATAAAATCCAGATACGCGAAAAAGACAACACGAACATGAAAATTCACACACAACTACAGCATTAAGGTAGCACATTTCATAATTCATGTATGCATCGTGTAGATATTAATTAAAGATATGTTGCATTATAGATAATGATAAAAGGAAATGTCCACATTTTGAaagtgagttttaaaaaaaaagttattgtatTAATACACAATATAGTTTTATTTCTGGTTGGGCCATAGCGGTCTGTATATGGGGGAAAATGATAGATTTGTCAAATCTATATCTTTTAGGGGATCTGAAACAAAATTTTTGGAACCATATAggcctttttaaaaaagatttttatattttaaatcatATGCTCAGTATGGAACCTTATAGTTCACTCATTGTTTATGGAGGTGAATCAAACTAAGAACTccaatttggattttatttgatttttcattttatctctctcactttcCTTCCATGCCAAATTGTTACCTTTATCCAAAAAGGAAATTATTGTACCTTGACGGCGACGACGGCTGTTTAATGGCCCGCCAATTTTTGTACTCTGAACCTTTAGAAATATAACTGTATTCAATTTATGAATCCAATGGGTTACATTCATATCTTCTGGATTTTGGGACACAAATTGTCTCCAATTGTTCCCTTGAGAATGAAAATTGACATTTGTATTCActgtgaaactgaaaaaaaaacccctcaattttatcatttccctttttttccaagtctacttatttttatttatcttgatttcttttgtttgaGTGACAGCTGCTCACGCTCACAAAGGGACCCTGGCCTGTTACGGCAAATTGCCCGTTAAATACGTTTCTGTGAAAATAATAGCATCCACCATCATGTTATCAATTCCAAATTACCTTCAGCGTGGAAGGCGACGAGGCAGCAGGCCGCGACGAAGAAGATCCAAGCCATTCTTAGCTTTAGGCCGCAAGAATAagagaacaacaaaataaaaataaaaaaaagacttctttCCAGATCTGAAGGCTGAGTGCAAATGCCTGACACAGGCACGCTACATACACACAGTCCCCAGACCGAGCTCAGCCCCCTGACTGCGTCACGGTTTCCTGAAGTATTTctgtgttcaaaaaaaaaaaaaaaaagtcagcgagCATCGTCAGTGAACCTTTTTACGTTCTCAAATCAAGAA
The DNA window shown above is from Syngnathoides biaculeatus isolate LvHL_M chromosome 3, ASM1980259v1, whole genome shotgun sequence and carries:
- the LOC133497995 gene encoding hexokinase type 2-like; its protein translation is MCSGMYLGEIVRNILIDLTKRGFLFRGQISETLKTRGIFETKFLSQIESDRLALLQVRSILQHLGLDSTCDDSIIVKEESRGGCATFRSENINVAVHHGGPRFVLQKSRLKVPNMVVMDSVQNKNNNTHQYHIKTIWSTIIHFLSHHNHAMCPQDVRNPQSLFLKSGRGRGDSPSEQEQSIKDFAACTALNTTFSGD